The genomic interval AATCCGGTTTTATTATAAAACAACCTTTTGGCGTCAAATCCAATTTTCATAGTTTCGCTTAATTATAACCACACACAAGCTAAGGTACAGCTTTAAAAATTTATAATTTATAGATCGAATAATTTTCATTCTCAAAAACCAAAGGATACGTTAAAGAAATATTTGTGCCGAACACCTTTTTCAACACAACTAGGTATTTTAAACCTTTATTTTTAAGACTTTCAAGGTACATAGCCTTTTGAATATTTTCATTCGTGTCAACCCACCCTTTACGGTGTGCAAAATACATTGGAGTTGGATAATTTCCACTATTAATTAAAATAAGATCTTCCCGTTTTGAAACCAAGTCTAAATCCTTTTCTAAGTTTTCGATAGCCCGATATTCAGGTTTAATAAAAAAGTCATGTTGTTGTGTTAAAACACCTTCAATTCCAATAGAGAATAAGAGAATTATTGAAATTTTATTATTTTTTATTTGATCTAGTCCATAACCACAAATGAGGGCCATAATGGGTACGAATGGAATGACATAATAATTATGGTGATAGAAAGTGAATCCTGATTTAAGTATAATAAAAGTAAAACCTATTATGCTAAGTGAGAAAAGATAAATTAATTGGCGGTTTTTATTTCTGACGAATTGTATTATGCCAAAAAGAAAGACCAAAAACCCAATATATTTAATGGCAGAATCATAAAATCTTTTTAAGGTTTCTGGAATATTATGTAGAATTTCTTCAAGTCCAATAAAAAAAGATTTTCCCATGAAAAAATGCCAAAAGCCAAAATTTTGAACAAGAAAAGGAACCCAATATTGATACCATAAGAGTGTTATAAAGACAAAGATAAATCCGGTTAAATAGAAGACTATTTTTCTTGTAAGTGGAATATATTTCTTGAACAGTAGTGAAATGTATAGAATTAAGAGATATGCTGCAGTCAATTTTGACAGCATTCCAAAAAGGCTGAATAAAAAGAAAAATAGTAAATTTTTGAACCCGTTTTTGTTATCTAAATATTCTGTACCAAAGTACATTCCAATGATTACAAATGACACGGAGAATGTATCTGGCATTATTTTTCTCGAAAAACTAAACCATATAGAGACAAGTAAAACGATTGTTGAATTGAAAGCAATTTCAATCGTGAAGTATTTTTTGATCAGCTTATAGAAATAGTATATTCCAATACTGCTAAGGATGAGGTTAATTAATCTGCCATACCAATGTTGATAATCAAATATTTTTGAAATTAAATAGATAGTATAATTTAGAAGCGGAAACTCCATGCCTGTAATCCCTGACTTTTCTCCGGCAATATCTATCTGTGGGTAAAAGATATTTGAATTATTTTCAAAAAAGTTACGCGCAACCATGGTTACCGTGGTTTGTCTCCAATTATGCGAAACTTCAAGAGGAGGTAACTTTA from Saprospiraceae bacterium carries:
- a CDS encoding glycosyltransferase family 39 protein, coding for MQSPLIRYLKDIRFWIILLFIIRLYGIKLPPLEVSHNWRQTTVTMVARNFFENNSNIFYPQIDIAGEKSGITGMEFPLLNYTIYLISKIFDYQHWYGRLINLILSSIGIYYFYKLIKKYFTIEIAFNSTIVLLVSIWFSFSRKIMPDTFSVSFVIIGMYFGTEYLDNKNGFKNLLFFFLFSLFGMLSKLTAAYLLILYISLLFKKYIPLTRKIVFYLTGFIFVFITLLWYQYWVPFLVQNFGFWHFFMGKSFFIGLEEILHNIPETLKRFYDSAIKYIGFLVFLFGIIQFVRNKNRQLIYLFSLSIIGFTFIILKSGFTFYHHNYYVIPFVPIMALICGYGLDQIKNNKISIILLFSIGIEGVLTQQHDFFIKPEYRAIENLEKDLDLVSKREDLILINSGNYPTPMYFAHRKGWVDTNENIQKAMYLESLKNKGLKYLVVLKKVFGTNISLTYPLVFENENYSIYKL